DNA from Larimichthys crocea isolate SSNF chromosome XIII, L_crocea_2.0, whole genome shotgun sequence:
tgtcatttttttagacaattaattgagaaaataactgAACATTTGCAGCTCTAGTATGATGCGTGATCAAACactcttttctgtttccagcTCCTGAATGTTGTGCTCTCCTCTGTGAACTTGAAATGAGTATCTTGGTGTTGAACTTTCAGTcagatgaaactaaatattttgagGAGATTgtgatgagacagaaaaaatatttcaattatGAATcgtaataaataaacaacagatTAACCGATGATTCGCAGAATCGTCAGCTGGATCTTTCCTTACCACCAATCGGTGTTATGTCCTGCTGTCCAATCATCTGCTCCACAGTGACAGGCCTCATGACCAGGTGCGAGCACTGCATGACCAGCCCACGCTCCTTATGCTCCCTGgcatgcagcagcaggctgcaCTTATTAAAAAAGGCCAGCCTCTTAGCACAATGGTTGCAGGTCACCTCGATGCGCAGTGATCGTCTGTCGTAGTGTCGAGCCAGGCTGCGCTCCAGGGCGAAAGCATCTCCGCACTCCAGGCAGCGGTACCCTGTGGCTGGGAGCGGGAGACCCCACTCAGGCGGCGGAGGTGCCGAGAGGTCGGGCTTGTAGCTCGGCAAAAGGTTCTTGCTGTTCAGGATTTTGTTGAAAGCCTCCACCAGGCTTGACTGACTGCGAGAGATCACGGCGCCGGTGCTGTTGACGATGGAAGCGGGTTTGTTTGGCTGGAGGGTGCCGCCTATGATGGTGCTGCTACCTCCGTTTGCTGTCTTATTCGTGGCTGTGCGGACGCTGATCCCACCAGCAGCAACTGAGAACTTGGGAGAGGAGGCCACGGCGGGCGTCACGGGCAGGGCAGCAGATTTAGTGATGCTGACAGCAGTGGCAGAAACCTTAGCCTTGTCCGATGCTGCCATTTTGTTCTGGACCTTCGTGGCGGCAGCTAGCATGACGCTGCTGGCGGCGAGTGTAGACACAGGCAGAGCGTTGAGAGCACTTACTTTCTGGGATGTTGTTGTCGTCATGTGACCTGGGGAAGCTTCAAGTTTCTGGGCCTTGTTTCCCAGGACCTTCCGTTCCCCAGCTTGACCTTTAGGGTCCAAACCTTTCCCCGCGGCGCCACCTTTCGGCGCTACCCTTGTGACAGTTCTGGTGATTCCACCTGTGgaggtttttattgtttttattctgacctTGAGGGGTCGGGACGGAGCTCCAGAAGCAGCAGTTGCTGCAGCAACGCCTGCTTCTCCTCCGTCAGTGGAAAGAGGTTTAGACTTGCCATCATCtacctccatcttctcctcacTTGCTCTCGCGTTTTCACCCTTGTCAGCTTTGCCATCAGCGACCCTCTCGACCCCATTCCCCACttccatctcttcctcctcctctttgggCTCCCGCAgttcaggaggaggtggagtggaggCCACTGCAGGGCTCGAGCATCTCTTAGATGCGACTTGAGCAGTTGATTTTGGCATCTCTGGTTCAGGACTCTCTGGGGAGTCTCTCTCCTCTATGACGTGTTCTGGATGCCTGTCCTCCAGTTGGGGACTCTCTGTTGATCCAGACTGGGGTGTTGATGAAGTCAGAGATGCCCCTGAAGGAGTGTCCCCCGGTTTAGGGTGAGAAGCACTAGAGGACATGGGCTGGGTCGAGACAGAGTCAGACTTGTAACGTCGGCTCAGCTGAGTGCAAGTTGGGGAGTCTGGGCTCTCTTGGATTACCAGTGGACTCCCCAAATCAGGGTCAGAATCATCTTCCTCCATCTGCTGGTGCTGAAATCCAGCAGGGCCACCTTTGGGGGCTCCGTTAAAAGGCTGAGATGAGTGCAGAGGGTGTGATGAGAGGGCAGAAGGTGGAGTGGAAAGCAGAGACTTGGAAGGTGGAAAAAAAGGCGAAGCTAGTCCGACAGGCCCCCCTGCAGCCAGAGGAGACGACCCAGCCgatagagaggaggatgaaggtaACGATGCTTTGACCCCATCCGCCCTCTCTTGGCCTGtatcctgctgctgttggtgctgctgctgtagaaGCTGCATCTTCCTGGCCCGACCCACCGGATCTCCAGACCCCTGCGCCACAAGCGGTTTAAGTCTGTTGAAAATATTCCCGCCCTGCTTGTGAGACTTGGCCGCACCAGCTGCTTCTGAAGACACTTTAGGGGTGTTCATTGACCACGGCGCTCCGTTAGACTGGGTCTGACTGAGGGGAAGAGGTGTGGAGACACCAGACGCCCCAAAACCATTGTGATTGAGTGCCTCGGATTCAGCCATTCCGGGGGCACACGCACCTAGTCTGGGGCCCACATCTACCCCTGCAATCACATCAATAGGGTCCTGGTCTGTGTCTCCATCAGCCCCATCTACGGCCTCAAGGCGCACCTTATTCTTCACAATCACACTGACAATCGAGGTGTCCGCCTGCGGGTCCGAAGGGCTCGGAGGTCTCAAGGATGACCCAACACCCACTACGTTATCCGACTTTCCCAGAGGTGCACCTGCAGCGCCATGGGGTCCCTCTGCTTCATCTGGGGCAGACTGGATGGCCTCTTTGGCATCTATGTCAGGAATGTCAAATGCTGCCAACAGGTCATCAAAATCTGGGGTCTTCATGTCCCCCATACCGGGATTAACTCctgcaaaagacacacacacacaaattgacAGAGATAACAGCAGGCAGGtcaaggcagcagcagcagcagcacactaGCACGAATCTGGCTGTGTTGTTGTCCATCAACCTCAGCTCTGCCCTGCTCGCAGAAGACCCGCTACGACAACCACAACATGGCTAAAtattaaaaccatttaaaacGCTGATATTTCCGACGTCAATGTCTCTCACATGCACCTTCGTTTTTGACACAAGCGGACAAGCTACAGCGGGTTAGCCTGCTACCAGGGGCAGCTAAGGATCCTGCACTAGCATTCCTGTTAGCCAGCTAGCGCGCTAGCGAcggcaaagcaaagcaaagcctCCTCCGGCCACAGGCACGGCGCCGACACGCTATGAATGGGGAAACATCGCTTCAATTATGCTTTTAACGCATGCTGGAGCTCTGCAGTAGTGACCATTTAAGAAACTGTTCCACCGGGGGCAGCGACGTCGGTTATTCTTAGCTTATCCAGGTCCCTTCCCCGACTTGAGGCTGGCTAGCTGGCCGCTGAGCTCCAgccaacacagacagagagagagagagagagagaggggtcaTTTAGCTAACGAGCTAGCGTTCGCCATTAAAAAGCAGACTGCAGCGCTTTGCTGAGGCATGGTCTGACAGCCAGAGCGACCCGGTGATCGTAGGGTCGACGATGACACAGAAGAGGATGGCCGGGATGGGGATATTCgtttaatatttcatgtattttttttggattgtttACCTGGATATGCGATTCCCGACTATCCTAGCTCGTTTTCAGCTGAAAATGCTGCGCTTCCCGTCACATGACCCGAGACATCCTATCAGGCTGTGATAAAGCTGGAGAAATTGCATGGAGGATGCTGCAAACGACACGTATATTTATTTCCACCGTGCATggcattaaacattaataaatgtcCTGACGGGGCTATTTTTAAACATCATGCGAAGACGTGTGGAGATGAGACAGTGGTGTCTGTTTAAATCTGATGCTCTGTCATCATCACACCTACACGTCCTCCCAGTCCACACACAGCACTGTCAatgagagaaaaacaccaacaggcgacatatttacacatagcttttattgcaaaaaaaacacaagacatgaCAGGAGTGTGGCTAACTGTTTAGTTGAAGTGCCTGTCATCACAAATTCATCTTTTATAGAGAAATTGGGAGTAATTATACTGTGTAGAGAAAATGTAGGGCAAAGAGCATACAAGGCAATTTGAGAGTAggtcattttacattttgagaGTCGATGTTACTGGGCAGTCAGATTTTACACTACATAGCTGTTATGTTGGTGCTTTTGCGTGTCTGACAGAAAGTGATTGTATTAAATGTCAGAGTGCTGTCTCATGCTGGCCTGTCAGACGATGCgtcagcattttttttcatatatgaAAGTTATCCCGCCTTTGTCTGCAAATGTtcggttttgttttttcatcccCTCGGTCTCATGtcctcatttcttcttctcttcatcctTTTTGCCATCTGGCTTGTTTCCTGTCTGGGAGGCCAGGGAGCCCATGGCGTTGCGGATGGCCTCGTTGTTTGGGTCGACGCCGGGCAGGTTCTCCAAGACGCTCTGGAGGAACTCTGGGTCTTGCATCACATCGTAGTCATCTTCCTCCTGTTCGGTTACAACAGAGGACACGATTGATTAGGATGGATTAAGGGTTCGTTTAAGAGGTTTTAAGATCTGATTGGTCCGTGATTTATGCATGTAGACGTTGAAGGTAAACATATACGTTTATGATGCTTATTGTATATGTACAGCGgtgttcatttcctgtcttttaGAGCTAAATGGCTACCACTGTCCTCTTTTCCTGGGTATGTAGCACCAATTTCATCTCCTGGCTGCATAGACGGCCCAGTTTTTTAATAAGATCATCTTTTCAGCAGTGAAATTGGATAACTTAACAGTACAATAAATCTATGTTGTGGTCgtcagttttaattattttgaagataccccccccccctcagaaCCCATGAGCTACACACAGCTTTCACTTACCATTAGCAGCACATGCAACATGATTTAATCTGTGATAAGATGTTTGTACCAAATCTATCTTTGGagaaaatttactttttttttttttttaaatcacagacCCTGATATTTTTGAATAGTGTTGCTCTTTTGATTTAATTGGAAGATTTTCATGTCCATTCAGGCCTTCAAAGTACCCCCTCTGCCATTCACCTAATACTGCCTGTGCAATAACCTGGATGCCTCTTTATGACTCTAttgagaatacacacacaagtacCGGTTGAGCCCCTTTTAATAACTGCGCTACAGTTTAATTTCAATCATCATCTGATGACTCACCTTGACTGATTCTGCGGTGTCCATGGGGGCTCCTGTGTCCATTTCTCCATACTCTGTTCATGGAGCAAGCCAAAAGAACGTATGTTAACAGATATACCAGCAAATGTGAGAGCGACCGTAAGTGATAGTATGACTATAAATCTGTATGATAATCAAAATGGAGCTCACCTCCTCCAGCAAGAGACATCTGCATGGCGTAGGCgatctgctcctcctctgtcatgCTGCTGAAGTCAGGAAGCACTGCTGCCCCGCTCTCGGGCTGAGATACTGACATCTTCAACAAGGCCTCCTCTGActctgtgacaaaaaaaaaatcaaaactaaGTAATGCAGCAATAAGTATTATTCTATCAAATCCTAACAGTTATTATCTGTGCTGTCTCTAGTGAATGTAAGAAACTATCTGTTAATTACCGTCTGCACTAGGTGTGGGCATGCCTGCCTCGgctgcagaagcagcagcagctctgcggGCCTCTTCCTCCTGCCTCTGTCGCTGCTCCTCCATCGATACACGCAGTGCCTGAAGGCATAGACAGAGAGAACGGTGAGAAATTAAGATAAAGGGCACCACTTCTAAAATGCTGGATGTTTGAATAGTCTGAAGCCAGTGGACACAAGGACAAGATGCAAAAAGAACACAAGCGCTTAAATTGTCACGTAGGACACCGGTGAGTCCAAAACATCTACTGCAACCTTTTTTCTACAAATCAATATCACATCTTTGTATCAACAAATGTTTAGTTCATCTCAAAGTTTTTCCATTCTCATATCTTATTATCGTCTTTCTTGAGTCCCCTCGTTGTGGCAGTGAGACTTAAATCCTTTTATAGTCAGATATTCTGTGATAGTTGCCATTTTAATTACCCCATTATGCATCATCACATCAGCTTTTAAGTGTGGATGACTCGTGTCTCACCACGGAGCTTATACACTTGTATTATGTTACAAATATGTACATATTACATGCAGACAGCATCTCACACAGATACTTTTTAAGCAGAATACCTGATTTAACTTTTGCTTTATAAGAACATGATCTCTTAAGTAAGTATATCTTAGGCAATATATATTTGTGCGGGCTTTTCAGATGCATCTATACATTTTGCTTACCAGGGCTAGCTCAGGATCAGCACTGGGATCCACCCCAAACTCAAAGTCACTGGCACCAAGACCCATCATGGAGCCTCCTTCACCGGCCAGgatgggagaggagagcagTGCATCAGCCAGACTGGGCCCTGGAGGGACTGTGACCAGGTGGGAGCCTGTCCCCTCCTTTCCATTTAAAGTGTTTATGAAAGCAGTCAGCTTCTCTGTGTTCACCTCCTGAATAAAACGGTCAGAAGATCAGTGGCCATTGAAAACTCGTGTCAGATATGGAAATACaacattatgttttgtttgacatagCGTTACAACGGAAGATAAACTCAGATTTCTTCACCTCTTCTCCGAAGTTGATGATATCCAcattcactttctcttttttcaagCGCTTCGCCATCTTGACAAGCTGCAGAGTCAGCAGAAGGAAATTAAGACAAATTACAGACATACATCGACAGCAGGAGATTGTGTTGCAAGTATGATGGTACGgttacaaaaataacatttctctCTGCGGGATTGGCACAAAAACGCGACATCCGACTCACGTCTTTTTCATTATCCTCCACAGGACTCCCAACAAAGGCAATGATCCTCATCTTGTGGTTTTTtccttgtctgtgttttagAGCCAGCTaagcaggagaaagaaaaaaaacataagaaaaatatgaGCACTcagcaaactgctgctgctgcagaaagcAAAACGAGACAAAGTAATTACGTGGCAGAgcactttcttttaaaaagttacaCACATGAGCCACTCTGATGCCCGTGCAGAAGCAGATCTTTCCTTTGGGCTGCACAGCGTGGAGTTTGGACAGGATGCGGCCAGAGTCTGGTGTCAGGGTGGTCAGCACCTCACAGTtactgtgtgaaaacaaaagacaggcATCATCACCTTGTAATATTTAGTGCTTCAGACTGTCTTTATGAAATACAGAGGTGGTCTTACTTTGCCATGGTGATGAGGCCCACATTGTTTTCTGGATTGCTTCGTGTTTTAGAGTGGCACACGATATTGACAGCATCTTGCTGAGCTTGTAGCCTCGTCGGTAGAAAGTCTCCATTTCTCATATACTCACTGTTGTCCACACTGAGGGGGAAATACAAGTTTAACGCCGCAGCTTacactgagctaactgagcggctaacgttagcagctgACATGTCAGTCCCGTATCAGCCTAGTTTggttttagacattttatttcCCACTTTCCCGCCGACTCCTTGTGGAAAAGCCTGTCTTCTTCACCGGGGACGTGGTAAACAAATGTTTAGCAGCTGTCGTTAAACCATAAAAACTGCATTAGCACGGCTTGCTAAGGTTAGCAAGTGGTGACACAACCTATGTCGCTGGTCCGAGCGGTTATCGAGGCTGTCAGTTCATTATTCCGACAGAAAGAACCACGCCGTGAAGAATAACAtgtattaatgtgtttgtgagtgcCACAGTTAGTCAAATGCTTTTTTAAACGCCGTAAATatgagctaactttagctacAATGACTCAGCCGGTCCACACCGCGTTAGCCGGCTGAGTTATCAGCCCGGCTAACCGAGATATCTCCGCGTAACTCAGCCCGTGAACCCGCTAATGTTGTCACTATTCACCGTGACTTCGTGTGATCCGCTTACCGATCGACaactacacaaaaaaaaggatttgtAGAGTTCTTACCAGACCATAGTACTTTCGAGCACCATTTTGGAAACTTCTTGTTGCACTCTGTCGTAGTCTTCCAAGCTCACAGGCTATTGGACAAACGCTGAACAAAGTCAAATACGGTTGGTCAGATATGAAACCTGTAGATTACTGACGATGAGCGAAGTGAAATAGTTTGACAATAAAACTCAAGTTCCACTTATGAACCTTTTCATACCTGAACTTTACACAGAATGGATGTGCTCAGCTTACACAGACAGAATAAAACAGACTATTTTGACATTAACAACTTAACTaaaatggatttattttgattttttttatttatttcatttataagGTCATATGACTTATAAACACCATGAGTTGCCTTGTCATTGAAAGGTGCTGTTATTAGATTGTTTACTTTAATGGCTTAACTGGCTTTTACTCAGCTGtcagaattaattaattaattattattattattattattattattattattataaataataaataataagaatataataataataataataattctgcaAATACAGACCAGGCTTGGGTAGTGGATACAATACTCTGttataatgttttaaaatatatatcataatatcCATATAAAGTCCAGTCAATGTACAAAAGATGTAAATAAAGTCCAACATCCCCATAAAATAGTTTATTGATATGCAACATTGCATAGGTGTATAatacactaataaaataaaagtacctAATTGTtagtaaaacagtaaaatggcTGGTGGCTGACAAATTAACGTCGTCTTACAGTATTCGTTGTAGTCATATTGAGTAGCACTAGagacgtaaaaaaaaagatgatctgTGTTACGCAAGATAATGAAACAAAAGTAATGTgcctttttttgctttaataacTCCAGGTACaagtgtacaaaaaaaacaagacatccCCAAAAGAACACAAGAGAGAACATGACTAAATACATATTCTGTGAAAGGCATTGTTGTGATTCTTGTAtacatttgtgcacacatgtaTTGTATATAATTCAAAGGCAAGAGAAGGcaaagaacacagaaaaaatggATAATTTAACAGTTGTTACGATAATAAATGGAAATCATCACAAAGAACAAAGATTCACTCTTTCAGAGTTGCATACCTAGTTTGCTGTGCGAGAGAAAGGCACGTTTTTAATCAATCATCACCATTAATAAACATTGTGGA
Protein-coding regions in this window:
- the znf687b gene encoding zinc finger protein 687b isoform X2 translates to MGDMKTPDFDDLLAAFDIPDIDAKEAIQSAPDEAEGPHGAAGAPLGKSDNVVGVGSSLRPPSPSDPQADTSIVSVIVKNKVRLEAVDGADGDTDQDPIDVIAGVDVGPRLGACAPGMAESEALNHNGFGASGVSTPLPLSQTQSNGAPWSMNTPKVSSEAAGAAKSHKQGGNIFNRLKPLVAQGSGDPVGRARKMQLLQQQHQQQQDTGQERADGVKASLPSSSSLSAGSSPLAAGGPVGLASPFFPPSKSLLSTPPSALSSHPLHSSQPFNGAPKGGPAGFQHQQMEEDDSDPDLGSPLVIQESPDSPTCTQLSRRYKSDSVSTQPMSSSASHPKPGDTPSGASLTSSTPQSGSTESPQLEDRHPEHVIEERDSPESPEPEMPKSTAQVASKRCSSPAVASTPPPPELREPKEEEEEMEVGNGVERVADGKADKGENARASEEKMEVDDGKSKPLSTDGGEAGVAAATAASGAPSRPLKVRIKTIKTSTGGITRTVTRVAPKGGAAGKGLDPKGQAGERKVLGNKAQKLEASPGHMTTTTSQKVSALNALPVSTLAASSVMLAAATKVQNKMAASDKAKVSATAVSITKSAALPVTPAVASSPKFSVAAGGISVRTATNKTANGGSSTIIGGTLQPNKPASIVNSTGAVISRSQSSLVEAFNKILNSKNLLPSYKPDLSAPPPPEWGLPLPATGYRCLECGDAFALERSLARHYDRRSLRIEVTCNHCAKRLAFFNKCSLLLHAREHKERGLVMQCSHLVMRPVTVEQMIGQQDITPIGVSSPSTATGGSAASANSSPMKDASAPAAAQPRPVRRAPQGPQALMPLPCKKAEGLQYNNFKCPECQTQFSSKAELVTHFQQIRAAPNSTCTQCSPPMMLPNSCAVSAHQRIHKHRAPHVCPECGGIARQASFQTHLEEACLHFARRIGYRCSSCQVVFGGLNSIKSHIQTAHCEVFHKCPSCPMAFKSSPSAQSHISTQHPTLTGGQAKMIYKCVMCDTVFTQKPLLYMHFDTHLAKQKVHVFKCPDCTKLYAQKGSMMEHIKTAHRGPSAKQTESQSDASNAASAPANTSGPSGLKSKSSGKPDNSDGEDWGREQEEEEEEEEDDDDDDADEDYEAPGAHTPATGGSTQPPAQTEWTCPQCQTTFTDNDDYLGHVKMEHGKFPCRICGGTFSTSSSLRRHERVIHEGNKRVFHCQYCTEGKRTFGSRFLLDKHIRLHHRSTDGQGPPMTRKRAATGGEGPGSSSEQDGEGGPPVGRTGDEEENATEDGEEGVGPAKRTRASIASTSAAPNELEEEDNVFRCVPCGFSTEDGAEFQRHIPQHRADTASFQCLQCGVCFASAGSLSRHRFITHRVRDTQSDADRGTPRAHGSPDGSPAASPQALGEDGEGNLSCKVCGRRFDKASDLNTHFRTHGMAFLTAHKTDKPQ
- the znf687b gene encoding zinc finger protein 687b isoform X1, which produces MGDMKTPDFDDLLAAFDIPDIDAKEAIQSAPDEAEGPHGAAGAPLGKSDNVVGVGSSLRPPSPSDPQADTSIVSVIVKNKVRLEAVDGADGDTDQDPIDVIAGVDVGPRLGACAPGMAESEALNHNGFGASGVSTPLPLSQTQSNGAPWSMNTPKVSSEAAGAAKSHKQGGNIFNRLKPLVAQGSGDPVGRARKMQLLQQQHQQQQDTGQERADGVKASLPSSSSLSAGSSPLAAGGPVGLASPFFPPSKSLLSTPPSALSSHPLHSSQPFNGAPKGGPAGFQHQQMEEDDSDPDLGSPLVIQESPDSPTCTQLSRRYKSDSVSTQPMSSSASHPKPGDTPSGASLTSSTPQSGSTESPQLEDRHPEHVIEERDSPESPEPEMPKSTAQVASKRCSSPAVASTPPPPELREPKEEEEEMEVGNGVERVADGKADKGENARASEEKMEVDDGKSKPLSTDGGEAGVAAATAASGAPSRPLKVRIKTIKTSTGGITRTVTRVAPKGGAAGKGLDPKGQAGERKVLGNKAQKLEASPGHMTTTTSQKVSALNALPVSTLAASSVMLAAATKVQNKMAASDKAKVSATAVSITKSAALPVTPAVASSPKFSVAAGGISVRTATNKTANGGSSTIIGGTLQPNKPASIVNSTGAVISRSQSSLVEAFNKILNSKNLLPSYKPDLSAPPPPEWGLPLPATGYRCLECGDAFALERSLARHYDRRSLRIEVTCNHCAKRLAFFNKCSLLLHAREHKERGLVMQCSHLVMRPVTVEQMIGQQDITPIGGLLTSSSSSPPVSSPSTATGGSAASANSSPMKDASAPAAAQPRPVRRAPQGPQALMPLPCKKAEGLQYNNFKCPECQTQFSSKAELVTHFQQIRAAPNSTCTQCSPPMMLPNSCAVSAHQRIHKHRAPHVCPECGGIARQASFQTHLEEACLHFARRIGYRCSSCQVVFGGLNSIKSHIQTAHCEVFHKCPSCPMAFKSSPSAQSHISTQHPTLTGGQAKMIYKCVMCDTVFTQKPLLYMHFDTHLAKQKVHVFKCPDCTKLYAQKGSMMEHIKTAHRGPSAKQTESQSDASNAASAPANTSGPSGLKSKSSGKPDNSDGEDWGREQEEEEEEEEDDDDDDADEDYEAPGAHTPATGGSTQPPAQTEWTCPQCQTTFTDNDDYLGHVKMEHGKFPCRICGGTFSTSSSLRRHERVIHEGNKRVFHCQYCTEGKRTFGSRFLLDKHIRLHHRSTDGQGPPMTRKRAATGGEGPGSSSEQDGEGGPPVGRTGDEEENATEDGEEGVGPAKRTRASIASTSAAPNELEEEDNVFRCVPCGFSTEDGAEFQRHIPQHRADTASFQCLQCGVCFASAGSLSRHRFITHRVRDTQSDADRGTPRAHGSPDGSPAASPQALGEDGEGNLSCKVCGRRFDKASDLNTHFRTHGMAFLTAHKTDKPQ
- the psmd4a gene encoding 26S proteasome non-ATPase regulatory subunit 4a, with amino-acid sequence MVLESTMVCVDNSEYMRNGDFLPTRLQAQQDAVNIVCHSKTRSNPENNVGLITMANNCEVLTTLTPDSGRILSKLHAVQPKGKICFCTGIRVAHLALKHRQGKNHKMRIIAFVGSPVEDNEKDLVKMAKRLKKEKVNVDIINFGEEEVNTEKLTAFINTLNGKEGTGSHLVTVPPGPSLADALLSSPILAGEGGSMMGLGASDFEFGVDPSADPELALALRVSMEEQRQRQEEEARRAAAASAAEAGMPTPSADESEEALLKMSVSQPESGAAVLPDFSSMTEEEQIAYAMQMSLAGGEYGEMDTGAPMDTAESVKEEDDYDVMQDPEFLQSVLENLPGVDPNNEAIRNAMGSLASQTGNKPDGKKDEEKKK